In Modestobacter versicolor, a single genomic region encodes these proteins:
- a CDS encoding formate/nitrite transporter family protein encodes MAQGQDTARQELGDSEGPTEDQLQEAFDTIVSEGAQRLHRTWREVLTTGLAGGLEIGIGVVVLFAVYAETGSHLLAGLAFGVGFVALLLARSELFTEGFLVPVTAVVAGRASVGQLGKLWSGTLVGNLIGGWALMWLVVHALPDLRATAVESATAFVTAPLDLESAALAFLAGIAITLMTRMQHGTTSDGAKIVAAFAGALVLAGLQLFHSILDSLVIFAALHAGAPFGYGDWLAWFWYTTLLNMAGGLLVVTLLRLVRSKDMIQRERAAAGADD; translated from the coding sequence ATGGCACAGGGGCAGGACACCGCACGGCAGGAGCTCGGGGACAGTGAGGGGCCGACGGAGGACCAGCTCCAGGAGGCCTTCGACACCATCGTCAGCGAGGGGGCCCAGCGGCTGCACCGCACCTGGCGGGAGGTGCTGACCACCGGTCTCGCCGGCGGGCTGGAGATCGGCATCGGCGTCGTCGTGCTGTTCGCGGTGTACGCCGAGACCGGCAGCCACCTGCTGGCCGGGCTGGCGTTCGGCGTCGGCTTCGTCGCGCTGCTGCTGGCCCGCAGCGAGCTGTTCACCGAGGGCTTCCTGGTGCCGGTCACCGCGGTGGTGGCCGGGCGGGCGAGCGTCGGCCAGCTGGGCAAGCTGTGGAGCGGCACGCTGGTCGGCAACCTGATCGGTGGCTGGGCGCTGATGTGGCTGGTCGTCCACGCGCTGCCCGACCTGCGGGCCACCGCGGTCGAGAGCGCCACGGCGTTCGTGACCGCCCCGCTGGACCTGGAGTCCGCGGCGCTGGCCTTCCTCGCCGGCATCGCGATCACGCTGATGACCCGCATGCAGCACGGGACGACGTCGGACGGGGCGAAGATCGTCGCTGCCTTCGCCGGCGCCCTGGTGCTCGCCGGTCTGCAGCTGTTCCACTCGATCCTGGACTCGCTGGTCATCTTCGCGGCGCTGCACGCCGGGGCGCCGTTCGGCTACGGCGACTGGCTGGCCTGGTTCTGGTACACGACGCTGCTGAACATGGCCGGCGGGCTGCTGGTGGTCACGCTGCTCCGGCTGGTGCGCAGCAAGGACATGATCCAGCGGGAGCGCGCGGCCGCCGGCGCCGACGACTAG
- a CDS encoding ATP-binding cassette domain-containing protein, which yields MIELVGLTKRYRTRTAVDGLTVTVRPGRVTGFLGPNGSGKTTTMRCVLGLTRPTAGAATVLGVPYAQLPAPMRAVGALVDPRARHPGRTAHAHLLALAQSNGLPRSRVDEVVELVGLAAVADERVRGFSLGMGQRLGIAVALLGDPEVLLFDEPVNGLDPDGIRWVRELVRDLAAEGRTVLVSSHLMSEMQDTADHLVVLGRGRLLADVPMAELLGADAVVRVRTPQTAALAAALQRAGGRVARDPDGTLQVRGLDAEQVGDVAFATGVRLHELTRATTSLEAAYYALTGEDVEYRTGER from the coding sequence GTGATCGAGCTCGTCGGGCTGACCAAGCGCTACCGGACGCGGACCGCGGTCGACGGCCTCACGGTCACCGTGCGGCCCGGCCGGGTCACCGGCTTCCTCGGGCCCAACGGCTCGGGCAAGACGACGACCATGCGCTGCGTGCTCGGGCTGACCCGGCCCACCGCCGGGGCGGCGACGGTGCTCGGCGTGCCGTACGCGCAGCTGCCCGCGCCGATGCGCGCGGTGGGGGCGCTGGTCGACCCGCGCGCCCGGCACCCCGGCCGCACCGCGCACGCCCACCTGCTGGCGCTGGCGCAGAGCAACGGCCTGCCCCGCAGCCGGGTCGACGAGGTGGTGGAGCTGGTCGGGCTGGCGGCGGTGGCCGACGAGCGGGTCCGCGGCTTCTCCCTCGGCATGGGGCAGCGGCTCGGGATCGCGGTGGCGCTGCTCGGCGACCCGGAGGTGCTGCTGTTCGACGAGCCGGTCAACGGCCTGGACCCCGACGGCATCCGCTGGGTGCGGGAGCTGGTGCGCGACCTGGCCGCCGAGGGTCGAACGGTGCTGGTCTCCAGCCACCTGATGAGCGAGATGCAGGACACCGCCGACCACCTGGTCGTGCTCGGCCGCGGCCGCCTGCTGGCCGACGTGCCGATGGCCGAGCTGCTCGGCGCGGACGCCGTCGTCCGGGTGCGCACCCCGCAGACCGCGGCGCTCGCCGCTGCGCTGCAGCGGGCCGGTGGCCGGGTGGCGCGGGACCCCGACGGCACCCTGCAGGTGCGCGGGCTGGACGCCGAGCAGGTCGGCGACGTCGCCTTCGCCACCGGTGTGCGGCTGCACGAGCTGACCCGGGCCACCACCTCGCTGGAGGCGGCGTACTACGCGCTCACCGGCGAGGACGTCGAGTACCGGACGGGCGAGCGGTGA
- a CDS encoding HipA family kinase has product MLAAVTATRYVTPLREGGSLPGLMEADDLGTYVVKWRAAGQGVKVLAAEVVCGELARRLSLPVPALVTVDVAPELAVGEPDQEVQELLRNSAGVNLGMDYLPGALDFEAGAAQVGSELAGRVLWFDALIGNVDRSWRNPNMLFWHGRLHLIDHGAALTFHHSWPGAAAAVTRAYDAVQHALIECEPDVRAADAALAPLVTRATLTDVLAQVPDAWLEGPEPDDAPADVRERYVTQLLDRLAARDSWLPGVVAAAAAGGAGRRTAPRGQNRPTWLGPPPPEGVTQR; this is encoded by the coding sequence GTGCTCGCCGCCGTCACCGCCACCCGCTACGTCACCCCGCTGCGCGAGGGTGGCTCGCTGCCGGGGCTCATGGAGGCCGACGACCTCGGCACCTACGTGGTCAAGTGGCGCGCGGCCGGCCAGGGCGTGAAGGTGCTGGCCGCCGAGGTCGTCTGCGGGGAGCTGGCCCGCCGGCTGTCGCTGCCGGTGCCCGCGCTGGTCACCGTCGACGTCGCCCCCGAGCTGGCGGTCGGCGAGCCCGACCAGGAGGTGCAGGAGCTGCTGCGCAACTCCGCCGGGGTGAACCTGGGGATGGACTACCTCCCCGGTGCGCTGGACTTCGAGGCCGGCGCCGCGCAGGTCGGCTCCGAGCTGGCCGGCCGGGTGCTGTGGTTCGACGCGCTGATCGGCAACGTCGACCGGTCGTGGCGGAACCCGAACATGCTCTTCTGGCACGGCCGGCTGCACCTCATCGACCACGGTGCCGCGCTGACCTTCCACCACAGCTGGCCCGGCGCCGCCGCCGCGGTGACCCGTGCCTACGACGCGGTGCAGCACGCGCTGATCGAGTGCGAGCCCGACGTCCGGGCCGCCGACGCCGCGCTCGCGCCGCTGGTCACCCGGGCGACGCTGACCGACGTGCTCGCCCAGGTGCCCGACGCCTGGCTGGAGGGCCCGGAGCCGGACGACGCCCCCGCCGACGTCCGTGAGCGCTACGTCACCCAGCTGCTGGACCGGCTCGCCGCCCGCGACTCCTGGCTGCCCGGCGTGGTGGCCGCGGCGGCCGCCGGTGGTGCCGGCCGGCGCACCGCACCCCGCGGGCAGAACCGGCCGACCTGGCTCGGCCCGCCCCCGCCGGAGGGGGTGACCCAGCGATGA
- a CDS encoding SDR family oxidoreductase gives MGQALVVGASSEIGAAVVRALTAAAHDCLGWGRDARRLPARSRVVDLREPAEVDAALAELPDRLSVVVYAAGLFDWAPADTGDPAVWDELLAVNLAAAMRVTRGVLPALLAAAPSSLVLLGSAAAHTAFAGNPAYVASKHGLAGFARSVFLDVRDRDVAVTLLSPGLVAAGAGLQAPGVEPARLLQPADVADAVRWVVGTPAHVCPVEVQLQSQRTA, from the coding sequence ATGGGCCAGGCGCTGGTGGTGGGTGCGAGCAGTGAGATCGGGGCGGCCGTCGTCCGGGCGCTGACGGCGGCGGCGCACGACTGCCTCGGCTGGGGCCGCGACGCCCGGCGCCTGCCGGCCCGGTCCCGGGTGGTCGACCTGCGGGAGCCGGCCGAGGTGGACGCTGCGCTGGCCGAGCTGCCCGACCGGTTGTCCGTCGTCGTCTACGCCGCCGGCCTGTTCGACTGGGCACCGGCCGACACCGGTGACCCCGCCGTCTGGGACGAGCTGCTGGCGGTGAACCTGGCCGCGGCCATGCGGGTGACCCGCGGCGTGCTGCCGGCCCTGCTGGCCGCGGCGCCGTCGTCGCTGGTGCTCCTCGGGTCGGCGGCCGCGCACACCGCGTTCGCCGGCAACCCGGCCTACGTGGCGAGCAAGCACGGGCTGGCCGGCTTCGCGCGGTCGGTCTTCCTCGACGTCCGCGACCGGGACGTCGCGGTGACGCTGCTGTCCCCGGGGCTGGTCGCGGCCGGCGCGGGGCTGCAGGCGCCCGGGGTGGAGCCGGCGCGGCTGCTGCAGCCCGCGGACGTCGCCGACGCCGTCCGCTGGGTCGTCGGCACGCCGGCGCACGTCTGCCCGGTGGAGGTGCAGCTCCAGTCGCAGCGGACCGCATAG
- a CDS encoding DUF3037 domain-containing protein, with product MRAVTSKDTFEYAVLRVVPRVERGESLNAGVLVYCRQRDYLGSRVHLDPERLRALDPTADPVAITAALQAAADVCSAAVVAGAAGREALGSRFRWLTAPRSTVVQPGPVHTGLTADPDAEADRLLRLLVLPVTD from the coding sequence ATGAGGGCTGTGACGTCCAAGGACACCTTCGAGTACGCCGTGCTCCGGGTGGTGCCGCGGGTCGAGCGCGGGGAGTCGCTGAACGCCGGGGTGCTCGTGTACTGCCGGCAGCGCGACTACCTGGGCTCGCGGGTGCACCTGGACCCCGAGCGGCTGCGCGCGCTGGACCCCACGGCCGACCCGGTCGCGATCACCGCCGCGCTGCAGGCCGCCGCCGACGTGTGCTCGGCCGCCGTCGTCGCGGGTGCCGCCGGGCGGGAGGCGCTGGGGTCGCGGTTCCGCTGGCTCACCGCCCCGCGGAGCACCGTCGTCCAGCCCGGGCCGGTGCACACCGGGCTCACCGCCGACCCCGACGCCGAGGCCGACCGCCTGCTGCGGCTGCTCGTCCTGCCCGTCACCGACTGA
- a CDS encoding DUF1990 family protein — translation MGLLRRTTLQQLTDAPFTYDEQGATRDGVLPAGYDHVERQHVVGSGRADFDRASAAVFRWAAQRGAGLRIQADGPASTPGTVVLMTAGLRRLGLDIPCRVVWVVDEPDRRGFGYGTLPGHPESGEESFVVSLRPDGDVVYELRAFSRLATRLARLGAPVAHRVQTLALDRYVAAIRRAAAG, via the coding sequence GTGGGACTCCTCCGCCGCACGACGCTCCAGCAGCTGACCGACGCACCGTTCACCTACGACGAGCAGGGCGCCACCCGCGACGGCGTGCTGCCGGCCGGCTACGACCACGTCGAGCGTCAGCACGTCGTCGGCTCGGGGCGGGCGGACTTCGACCGGGCCTCGGCCGCGGTGTTCCGCTGGGCCGCCCAGCGCGGGGCGGGGCTGCGGATCCAGGCCGACGGCCCGGCCAGCACCCCGGGCACCGTGGTCCTGATGACCGCTGGGCTGCGCCGGCTCGGCCTCGACATCCCGTGCCGGGTGGTCTGGGTGGTCGACGAGCCCGACCGCCGCGGCTTCGGCTACGGCACCCTGCCCGGCCACCCGGAGAGCGGCGAGGAGTCCTTCGTCGTCTCGCTGCGCCCGGACGGCGACGTGGTCTACGAGCTGCGCGCGTTCTCCCGGCTGGCCACCCGGCTCGCCCGGCTCGGGGCGCCGGTGGCCCACCGGGTGCAGACGCTGGCGCTGGACCGCTACGTCGCGGCCATCCGCCGGGCCGCGGCCGGCTAG
- a CDS encoding FAD-dependent oxidoreductase, translating into MAVIVVLGGGVCGLATAMVLARDGHEVRVLERDAGPVPDSPTDAWQGWHRPGVAQFGQAHYLQARSTRVLDAELPDVRDALLAAGALRYDLLDNAPPTAGVLDRRPNDDRFVSVTARRSTLEQVVARAAAEEPRVEVERGVEVDGLVTRALDGVPHVTGVHTSTGRQVDADLVVDATGRRSPVPAWLRAAGGRSPHEEATDSGFSYYTRFFRSRDGGGLPPLRGALHTAVGTFSVLTIPADLGTWSVTLVADSHDRPLKELRHEEVWAAVLAACPQQAHWTDGEPITGVLPMSGVLDRYTRAVVDGAPVVTGLVSVSDAWACTNPSLGRGVSMGFLHATCLRDQLREGVDDDPRTFAQRWDDGVERTMTPWYQATLAVDRARLAEMRALRDGQVPEPPQGRAALGPALRQAAPHDLELFRAMLEIVGCLALPAEVFSRPGLAERVMRTAAEHPSPGAPGPDRGQLLALLAGVPVR; encoded by the coding sequence ATGGCTGTGATCGTGGTGCTCGGCGGCGGTGTGTGTGGCCTGGCCACCGCCATGGTGCTGGCGCGGGACGGGCACGAGGTCCGCGTCCTGGAACGGGACGCCGGACCGGTCCCGGACTCCCCCACCGACGCGTGGCAGGGCTGGCACCGGCCCGGGGTGGCCCAGTTCGGCCAGGCGCACTACCTGCAGGCGAGGTCGACCCGGGTGCTCGACGCCGAGCTGCCCGACGTGCGGGACGCCCTGCTCGCCGCCGGCGCGCTGCGCTACGACCTGCTGGACAACGCCCCACCCACCGCCGGCGTGCTCGACCGGCGCCCGAACGACGACCGGTTCGTCAGCGTGACCGCGCGCCGGTCGACCCTGGAGCAGGTGGTCGCCCGCGCGGCGGCCGAGGAGCCGCGGGTCGAGGTGGAGCGCGGCGTGGAGGTCGACGGCCTGGTCACCCGCGCGCTGGACGGCGTCCCGCACGTGACGGGGGTGCACACCAGCACCGGCCGGCAGGTCGACGCCGACCTCGTGGTGGACGCCACCGGCCGCCGCTCCCCGGTGCCGGCGTGGCTGCGCGCGGCCGGTGGCCGGTCGCCGCACGAGGAGGCCACGGACTCCGGCTTCAGCTACTACACCCGCTTCTTCCGGTCCCGGGACGGCGGCGGCCTGCCACCGCTGCGGGGCGCGTTGCACACCGCGGTCGGCACCTTCTCGGTGCTGACCATCCCGGCCGACCTCGGCACCTGGTCGGTCACCCTCGTCGCCGACTCGCACGACCGCCCGCTGAAGGAGCTGCGCCACGAGGAGGTGTGGGCTGCCGTGCTGGCCGCCTGCCCCCAGCAGGCCCACTGGACGGACGGCGAGCCGATCACCGGCGTGCTGCCGATGTCGGGCGTGCTCGACCGGTACACCCGGGCGGTGGTCGACGGCGCACCGGTCGTCACCGGCCTGGTCTCCGTGTCCGACGCCTGGGCGTGCACCAACCCCTCGCTCGGCCGCGGCGTGAGCATGGGCTTCCTGCACGCGACCTGCCTGCGGGACCAGCTCCGGGAGGGGGTGGACGACGACCCGAGGACCTTCGCGCAGCGGTGGGACGACGGCGTCGAGCGCACGATGACGCCCTGGTACCAGGCGACCCTCGCGGTCGACCGGGCCCGGCTGGCCGAGATGCGGGCGCTCCGCGACGGCCAGGTACCCGAGCCCCCGCAGGGGCGGGCTGCGTTGGGCCCGGCGCTGCGCCAGGCCGCGCCGCACGACCTGGAGCTGTTCCGCGCGATGCTGGAGATCGTCGGCTGCCTGGCGCTGCCGGCCGAGGTGTTCAGCCGCCCGGGGCTGGCGGAGCGGGTGATGCGCACAGCGGCGGAGCACCCGTCTCCCGGCGCCCCCGGCCCGGACCGGGGGCAGCTGCTGGCGCTGCTGGCGGGCGTGCCGGTGCGCTGA
- a CDS encoding VOC family protein, producing the protein MRPVQIVIDAQDTQRLAGFWAGALADRGYRLPTPPDGAPDWPSWLRAQGVPEEEWGAGFALDNDDETQPRVFLQRVPEAKTAKNRVHLDLQAGGGQRVPLAEQEQRVAAAVERLTALGATHVESRTELGTHWAVLRDPEGNEFCA; encoded by the coding sequence GTGCGTCCCGTGCAGATCGTCATCGACGCCCAGGACACCCAGCGGCTGGCCGGCTTCTGGGCCGGCGCGCTGGCCGACCGGGGCTACCGGCTGCCCACCCCGCCCGACGGTGCCCCCGACTGGCCCTCCTGGCTGCGGGCCCAGGGTGTGCCGGAGGAGGAGTGGGGCGCCGGCTTCGCGCTGGACAACGACGACGAGACCCAGCCCCGGGTGTTCCTGCAGCGGGTGCCGGAGGCCAAGACCGCGAAGAACCGGGTGCACCTGGACCTGCAGGCCGGGGGTGGCCAGCGGGTGCCGCTGGCCGAGCAGGAGCAGCGGGTGGCGGCCGCCGTCGAGCGGCTCACCGCGCTGGGCGCGACGCACGTGGAGAGCAGGACCGAGCTGGGCACGCACTGGGCGGTGCTGCGCGACCCGGAGGGCAACGAGTTCTGCGCCTGA
- a CDS encoding FAD-binding oxidoreductase: MEPSIGEPGVQPGRAPAGGWTTATVAGLRRPIARSVELRLDVHDRVDHLPGQHYVVRLTADDGYTAQRSYSVASAPGDPLVELFVERLDDGEVSTYLADVVEPGDELEVRGPIGGWFVWDGTTPALLVGGGTGVVPLVAMVRHARDIGRLDLLRVAVSARTLAELPYADELADAGALVVTTREAHGIRPAARLTAMDLLPLWEEGQTAFVCGSAGFAEAASQLLVGLGIPAPSVRVERFGPSALELPKR; the protein is encoded by the coding sequence GTGGAGCCGTCGATCGGTGAGCCGGGCGTGCAGCCGGGCCGGGCGCCGGCCGGTGGGTGGACGACCGCGACGGTGGCCGGGCTGCGCCGTCCGATCGCGCGCTCGGTCGAGCTCCGGCTCGACGTGCACGACCGGGTCGACCACCTGCCGGGGCAGCACTACGTCGTCCGGCTGACCGCCGACGACGGCTACACCGCGCAGCGGTCGTACTCGGTCGCCTCGGCGCCGGGCGACCCGCTGGTCGAGCTGTTCGTCGAGCGGCTGGACGACGGCGAGGTCTCCACCTACCTGGCCGACGTCGTCGAGCCCGGCGACGAGCTGGAGGTGCGCGGCCCGATCGGCGGGTGGTTCGTCTGGGACGGCACCACCCCCGCGCTGCTGGTGGGCGGCGGCACCGGCGTCGTCCCGCTGGTGGCGATGGTCCGGCACGCCCGCGACATCGGCCGGCTGGACCTGCTCCGGGTCGCGGTGTCGGCGCGCACGCTGGCCGAGCTGCCCTACGCCGACGAGCTGGCCGACGCCGGCGCGCTGGTCGTGACCACCCGGGAGGCGCACGGCATCCGCCCGGCCGCCCGGCTGACCGCGATGGACCTGCTGCCGCTGTGGGAGGAGGGCCAGACCGCGTTCGTCTGCGGGTCGGCCGGTTTCGCCGAGGCCGCCAGCCAGCTGCTGGTCGGGCTCGGCATCCCGGCGCCCTCGGTGCGGGTCGAGCGCTTCGGGCCCTCGGCGCTGGAGCTGCCCAAGCGCTGA
- a CDS encoding sulfite oxidase-like oxidoreductase: protein MPGPTRGFLGRRRTASDPRLPPGQYDVGGDWPVLTAEPTPRITPETWSITVDGEVENPTTWSWDEAHALPGAEYRGDIHCVTTWSKFDTVFGGISVDSLLDVAKPKEEGRFVMATSKTGYTTNLPIEDVTGGKAWIVWEFDGKPLTAEHGGPVRMLVPHLYFWKSAKWISRITVLKRDQQGFWEQNGYHDRGDPWKQQRYQGD from the coding sequence GTGCCTGGACCCACCCGCGGCTTCCTCGGTCGCCGCCGCACCGCCAGCGACCCGCGGCTGCCCCCCGGTCAGTACGACGTGGGCGGCGACTGGCCGGTGCTGACCGCCGAGCCCACCCCCCGGATCACCCCGGAGACCTGGTCGATCACCGTCGACGGCGAGGTGGAGAACCCGACCACCTGGAGCTGGGACGAGGCGCACGCGCTGCCCGGCGCCGAGTACCGCGGCGACATCCACTGCGTGACCACCTGGTCGAAGTTCGACACCGTCTTCGGCGGCATCAGCGTCGACTCGCTGCTCGACGTCGCGAAGCCGAAGGAGGAGGGCCGGTTCGTGATGGCCACCTCCAAGACCGGCTACACGACGAACCTGCCGATCGAGGACGTCACCGGCGGCAAGGCCTGGATCGTCTGGGAGTTCGACGGCAAGCCGCTCACCGCCGAGCACGGCGGTCCGGTGCGGATGCTGGTGCCGCACCTGTACTTCTGGAAGAGCGCCAAGTGGATCAGCCGGATCACCGTCCTGAAGCGCGACCAGCAGGGCTTCTGGGAGCAGAACGGCTACCACGACCGGGGCGACCCGTGGAAGCAGCAGCGGTACCAGGGTGACTGA
- a CDS encoding multicopper oxidase family protein: MEPGRAAGAVSALSRRGFLGLAGATGLAVAGCGALDLDTPPGQTGEQLASAVPLPRSFQVPLPVPPVARVVGTRDGADLVELTQRRGTAELLPGVRTTVWGYDGVFPGPTVEARRGRPLVVRHRNELPVPTVVHLHGGHTSPEHDGWPLDLVVPVGDTTGWTPHHGTGSLAAGVREHRYPHDQRAATLWYHDHRMDFTGPAVYRGLAGFHLVRDDVEDSLPLPRGDRELPLLICDRAFDADGELAYPARDPALRHEPGVADEWMEGVLGDVVLVNGAAWPVHEVDAARYRLRLLNAANARRFQLALRVEGGGALPLTQIGSDLGLLAAPLEHRSLTLAPAERFDVLVDFSAVPVGTEVTMVNELGEGRTGEVMRFRVVRRAADDSRVPDRLAEVETLVPGRVRREFVFERGSVGGHAGWTVNGLPFDPDASQADVPLGETETWRFRTDVHHPVHVHLDGFQVLRRGPGGPGPYDAGWKDTVDVRPREVVEVAVRFTGHRGRYVVHCHNLEHEDMAMMATIRTV; encoded by the coding sequence GTGGAGCCCGGCCGCGCGGCGGGCGCGGTGAGCGCGCTCTCCCGGCGCGGCTTCCTCGGCCTGGCCGGCGCGACCGGTCTCGCGGTGGCCGGCTGCGGGGCGCTGGACCTGGACACCCCGCCCGGGCAGACGGGGGAGCAGCTGGCCAGCGCGGTGCCGCTGCCCCGGTCGTTCCAGGTGCCGCTGCCGGTGCCCCCGGTCGCCCGGGTGGTGGGCACCCGGGACGGCGCCGACCTGGTCGAGCTGACCCAGCGCCGGGGCACCGCAGAACTGCTGCCGGGGGTGCGGACCACGGTCTGGGGCTACGACGGGGTCTTCCCCGGCCCCACGGTCGAGGCGCGGCGGGGCCGCCCGCTCGTCGTCCGGCACCGCAACGAGCTGCCGGTGCCCACCGTCGTCCACCTGCACGGTGGGCACACCTCGCCCGAGCACGACGGCTGGCCGCTGGACCTCGTCGTCCCGGTGGGCGACACGACCGGCTGGACGCCGCACCACGGCACCGGCTCGCTCGCGGCCGGGGTCCGCGAGCACCGCTACCCGCACGACCAGCGGGCCGCGACGCTCTGGTACCACGACCACCGGATGGACTTCACCGGCCCGGCGGTCTACCGCGGGCTGGCCGGCTTCCACCTCGTCCGGGACGACGTCGAGGACTCCCTGCCCCTCCCGCGCGGCGACCGGGAGCTGCCGCTGCTGATCTGCGACCGGGCCTTCGACGCCGACGGCGAGCTGGCCTACCCCGCGCGGGACCCGGCGCTGCGCCACGAGCCGGGGGTCGCCGACGAGTGGATGGAGGGCGTGCTCGGCGACGTCGTGCTGGTCAACGGGGCCGCCTGGCCGGTGCACGAGGTCGACGCCGCCCGGTACCGGCTGCGGCTGCTCAACGCGGCCAACGCCCGCCGGTTCCAGCTGGCGCTCCGGGTCGAGGGCGGGGGAGCCCTGCCGCTCACCCAGATCGGCTCGGACCTCGGGCTGCTGGCGGCGCCGCTCGAGCACCGGTCGCTCACCCTGGCGCCGGCCGAGCGGTTCGACGTCCTGGTCGACTTCTCGGCCGTGCCGGTCGGGACGGAGGTGACGATGGTGAACGAGCTGGGGGAGGGGCGGACCGGGGAGGTCATGCGCTTCCGCGTGGTGCGCCGGGCCGCTGACGACAGCCGCGTGCCCGACCGGCTGGCGGAGGTGGAGACGCTGGTGCCGGGGCGGGTCCGCCGCGAGTTCGTCTTCGAGCGCGGCAGCGTCGGCGGGCACGCGGGCTGGACGGTCAACGGCCTGCCGTTCGACCCGGACGCCTCCCAGGCCGACGTGCCGCTCGGGGAGACCGAGACCTGGCGCTTCCGCACCGACGTCCACCACCCGGTGCACGTGCACCTCGACGGCTTCCAGGTGCTGCGGCGCGGCCCGGGCGGCCCCGGCCCCTACGACGCCGGTTGGAAGGACACCGTCGACGTGCGGCCGCGGGAGGTCGTGGAGGTCGCCGTCCGGTTCACCGGCCACCGCGGCCGCTACGTCGTGCACTGCCACAACCTCGAGCACGAGGACATGGCGATGATGGCGACGATCCGCACCGTGTGA
- a CDS encoding succinate dehydrogenase cytochrome b subunit: MATVTTQQAPRKTPKTGKFSNSVVKKAVMAVSGIIMILYLLAHMIGNLHAFEGADEFNEYSHWIRTIGEPAVPEETLLWIIRLVLLVSVVAHFWAAISLWRQARRARPVPYVTKKRVQQSFASRTVRWGGLILALFIIWHILDLTFGAVNPAGGDSTPYERLVASFQNIPITAFYVVSMVLLGLHLRHGIFAATQTLGQTNKRRERAVNGIAYAVSGLITVGFLLVPLSIAFGLID, encoded by the coding sequence GTGGCGACAGTGACGACGCAGCAGGCACCACGCAAGACCCCGAAGACCGGGAAGTTCAGCAACTCGGTCGTCAAGAAGGCCGTCATGGCCGTCAGCGGGATCATCATGATCCTCTACTTGCTGGCCCACATGATCGGCAACCTGCACGCCTTCGAGGGTGCCGACGAGTTCAACGAGTACTCGCACTGGATCCGCACGATCGGTGAGCCGGCCGTGCCCGAGGAGACGCTCCTCTGGATCATCCGGCTGGTGCTGCTGGTCTCGGTGGTCGCGCACTTCTGGGCGGCGATCTCGCTGTGGCGCCAGGCGCGCCGCGCCCGCCCGGTGCCCTACGTGACCAAGAAGCGGGTGCAGCAGAGCTTCGCCTCGCGCACCGTCCGCTGGGGCGGCCTGATCCTGGCGCTGTTCATCATCTGGCACATCCTCGACCTGACCTTCGGCGCGGTGAACCCGGCCGGCGGCGACTCGACGCCCTACGAGCGCCTCGTGGCCAGCTTCCAGAACATCCCGATCACGGCCTTCTACGTGGTCTCGATGGTGCTGCTGGGCCTGCACCTGCGGCACGGCATCTTCGCCGCCACCCAGACGCTGGGCCAGACCAACAAGCGCCGCGAGCGCGCCGTCAACGGGATCGCCTACGCCGTCTCGGGGCTGATCACCGTGGGCTTCCTGCTCGTGCCGCTGTCCATCGCCTTCGGCCTGATCGACTGA